Proteins from a single region of Campylobacter sputorum:
- a CDS encoding ATP-dependent Clp protease ATP-binding subunit has product MANVFEILTDQMRTNLENSVGLALHSKNSEVKVIHLLWNLTVDSNSILNQIFNKLNISKQAVELDIKSLIQNLPTSSNVTKENIKISSELVNSFENARGYMANLGDSFIAVDTWLLANLNNSPIKDVLSKFSDLTDIKKELTIIRGDRKIDSQTSDETLDSLAKFGIDITQKASEEKLDPVIGRDEEIQRMMQILIRKTKNNPILLGEPGVGKTAIVEGFAQMIVKNEVPTSLANKRVVALDMSALIAGSKYRGEFEDRLKAVINEVIKAKNIILFIDEIHTIVGAGASEGSMDAANILKPALARGELHTIGATTLKEYRKYFEKDAALQRRFQPVNVPEPTVNEALQILRGIKEKLEVHHNVTITDSALVAAAKLSNRYISGRFLPDKAIDLIDEAAAELKMQIESEPYELAKVKRDIMTLQVENEALKMENNPKNDERLAEIQKEIANLNEKKNALNSQFENEKAVFDEISSSKKSIDSLKNEANLAKRNGELNKAAEIEYGKIPEAQAKIKELEEKWEHMKENGTLLKNQVDEDLVAGILSKWTGIDVSKMLTSDKEKYLNVDKYLKQSVVGQDEAIFALSRAIKRNKAGLSNENRPIGSFLFLGPTGVGKTQSAKALAKFLFDDEKALIRFDMSEYMEKHSVSRLLGAPPGYVGYDEGGQLSEAVRRKPYSVLLFDEIEKAHKDVFNILLGILDDGRATDNKGVTVDFKNTIIILTSNIGSNFIMDLQGNDRDKAIKNELKNYFKPEFLNRLDDIIIFNPLSEDNLIDIVDIMFKSLEKTLENRSIKSSITNDAKKLIASAGYDRDYGARPLRRALYDLVEDEIAEQILKDEIRSGDEIVIDAKGEDIIIKKYK; this is encoded by the coding sequence ATGGCGAATGTATTTGAAATTCTAACAGATCAAATGAGAACAAATTTAGAAAATAGCGTAGGTTTAGCACTTCATAGCAAAAATAGCGAAGTTAAAGTTATCCATCTGCTTTGGAATTTGACAGTTGATTCAAATTCTATTTTAAATCAAATTTTTAATAAACTAAATATATCAAAACAAGCAGTAGAACTTGATATAAAAAGCCTAATACAAAATTTACCTACATCTTCAAATGTAACAAAAGAAAACATAAAAATAAGCTCAGAACTTGTTAATTCTTTTGAAAATGCAAGAGGCTATATGGCAAATTTAGGAGATAGTTTTATAGCTGTTGATACTTGGCTTTTAGCGAATTTAAACAACTCTCCTATAAAAGATGTATTATCAAAATTTTCAGATTTAACAGACATAAAAAAAGAACTTACTATAATAAGAGGAGATAGAAAAATAGACTCTCAAACTAGCGATGAGACCCTTGATAGTCTTGCTAAATTTGGTATAGACATAACACAAAAAGCTAGCGAAGAAAAACTTGATCCTGTTATAGGGAGAGATGAGGAAATTCAAAGAATGATGCAAATTCTCATAAGAAAGACTAAAAACAACCCTATATTACTTGGCGAGCCAGGCGTTGGTAAAACTGCTATAGTAGAAGGTTTTGCACAAATGATAGTAAAAAATGAAGTTCCAACAAGCCTTGCAAACAAACGAGTTGTAGCACTTGATATGAGTGCATTAATCGCTGGTTCAAAATACAGAGGTGAGTTTGAAGATAGATTAAAAGCGGTGATAAATGAAGTTATCAAAGCTAAAAATATTATACTTTTTATAGATGAAATTCACACCATAGTAGGAGCTGGTGCAAGCGAAGGGTCAATGGACGCTGCAAATATACTAAAACCAGCCCTTGCAAGAGGCGAACTTCATACCATAGGTGCAACAACTCTAAAAGAATATAGAAAATATTTTGAAAAAGATGCCGCCCTTCAAAGGAGATTTCAGCCTGTAAATGTACCTGAGCCAACCGTGAATGAAGCATTGCAAATTTTACGCGGTATAAAAGAAAAACTAGAAGTCCATCATAATGTTACAATAACAGATAGTGCTTTGGTTGCAGCTGCAAAACTAAGCAATAGATACATAAGTGGAAGATTCTTGCCAGATAAAGCAATAGATCTCATAGACGAAGCAGCAGCAGAGCTTAAAATGCAAATAGAAAGTGAACCTTATGAGCTAGCAAAGGTTAAGCGTGACATAATGACGCTTCAAGTTGAAAATGAAGCTTTGAAAATGGAAAACAATCCAAAAAATGACGAAAGACTAGCAGAAATTCAAAAAGAGATAGCAAATTTAAATGAAAAGAAAAATGCATTAAATTCACAATTTGAAAACGAAAAAGCCGTTTTTGATGAAATTTCATCATCTAAAAAAAGTATAGACTCACTAAAAAATGAAGCAAATTTAGCAAAAAGAAATGGTGAGTTAAACAAAGCTGCAGAGATAGAATATGGCAAAATTCCAGAAGCACAAGCTAAGATAAAAGAACTTGAAGAAAAATGGGAACATATGAAAGAGAATGGCACTTTACTAAAAAACCAAGTTGATGAAGATTTAGTAGCTGGAATTTTAAGTAAATGGACTGGTATAGATGTATCAAAAATGCTTACAAGCGATAAAGAAAAATATCTAAATGTTGATAAATATTTAAAACAGAGCGTTGTTGGTCAAGATGAAGCTATTTTTGCTCTTTCAAGGGCTATTAAAAGAAATAAAGCTGGTCTTTCTAATGAAAATCGCCCAATAGGTAGTTTCCTTTTTCTAGGACCAACAGGTGTTGGAAAAACACAGAGTGCAAAAGCTTTGGCTAAATTTTTATTTGACGATGAAAAAGCTTTGATCCGTTTTGATATGAGCGAATATATGGAAAAACACAGCGTTTCAAGATTGCTTGGTGCGCCTCCTGGATATGTTGGGTATGATGAAGGCGGACAACTTAGCGAAGCAGTTAGAAGAAAACCTTATAGTGTTTTGCTTTTTGATGAGATAGAAAAAGCTCATAAAGATGTTTTTAATATTTTACTTGGAATATTAGATGATGGTAGAGCTACTGATAATAAGGGCGTTACTGTTGATTTTAAAAATACAATCATTATCTTGACATCAAATATAGGCTCAAATTTCATAATGGATTTACAAGGAAATGATAGAGATAAAGCTATAAAAAATGAGCTAAAAAACTATTTTAAACCTGAGTTTTTAAATAGGCTTGATGATATAATAATATTTAATCCACTAAGCGAGGATAATCTAATTGATATTGTAGATATAATGTTTAAGTCTTTAGAAAAAACACTAGAAAATCGCTCAATCAAATCAAGCATTACAAATGATGCAAAAAAACTCATTGCTTCAGCTGGATATGATAGGGATTATGGCGCAAGACCATTAAGAAGGGCTCTTTATGATTTAGTAGAAGATGAAATAGCTGAGCAAATTTTAAAAGATGAGATAAGAAGCGGTGATGAGATTGTCATAGATGCAAAAGGCGAAGATATAATCATAAAAAAGTATAAATAA
- a CDS encoding L-seryl-tRNA selenium transferase, whose product MKKNLLLIVFVCAFFISGCTTKRQYFEPENVAGEMKFTSQLPSEIVSTTINGAILEDGTVISLNGIEKNLKVSKNVSLLDHTNNTFIISKLNGEIYVIDNNGKVIFSKKFPVAIVSAATDGELLATLSSENDIQLININTNEILLDYKSSITYAQDSRMAPPYFMSSLIIFPTLDGKIIVVEKQSGRIIRDVVVSNEPFFNNIIYLDVIGDRMFAATATKIIMISPTITTNHRGEIKNIKIYNDNVFIFEKDGNIIKADLDLRRIKSKDFPFAIFSNVVVKNGFLYALEKNGHIIKIDENLENSEIYKLDDEVENRSFVSKDGIYYDDRYLEIK is encoded by the coding sequence ATGAAAAAAAATTTATTACTAATAGTATTTGTATGCGCATTTTTTATATCAGGATGTACAACAAAAAGACAATATTTTGAACCAGAAAATGTCGCTGGTGAAATGAAATTTACATCTCAATTGCCATCAGAAATAGTTTCAACAACTATTAATGGAGCCATCTTAGAAGATGGAACTGTTATTAGTTTAAATGGTATTGAAAAAAATTTAAAAGTTTCAAAAAATGTATCCTTGTTAGACCATACAAATAATACTTTTATCATATCAAAGCTTAATGGCGAAATTTATGTTATAGATAATAATGGTAAAGTTATATTTTCTAAAAAATTTCCAGTTGCTATAGTTAGTGCTGCAACTGATGGAGAATTGCTTGCTACTCTTAGCTCCGAAAATGACATACAGCTAATAAATATAAATACAAATGAAATTTTATTAGATTATAAATCTAGTATAACATATGCACAAGATTCTCGTATGGCACCTCCATATTTTATGAGTTCGCTAATAATTTTCCCAACACTTGATGGAAAAATTATTGTTGTAGAAAAACAAAGTGGAAGAATCATAAGAGATGTTGTTGTTAGTAATGAGCCATTTTTTAACAATATTATATATTTAGATGTTATAGGAGATAGAATGTTTGCTGCAACTGCAACAAAAATAATAATGATAAGTCCAACTATAACAACAAATCATAGAGGGGAAATAAAAAATATCAAAATATATAATGACAATGTTTTTATTTTTGAAAAAGATGGAAATATAATCAAAGCTGATTTGGATTTAAGAAGAATAAAAAGCAAAGATTTTCCATTTGCTATATTTTCAAATGTAGTTGTAAAAAATGGTTTTTTATATGCTCTTGAAAAAAATGGACATATCATAAAAATTGATGAAAATTTAGAAAATTCAGAAATTTACAAACTAGATGATGAAGTTGAAAATAGAAGTTTTGTATCTAAAGACGGCATATATTACGATGATAGATATTTAGAAATAAAATAA
- a CDS encoding S41 family peptidase — protein MKFSKDGLRLGLVGAIVFFVLCITELFAKEDSVILKNTQSLAKMTKVMSIVENYYVDDLNLSDIIDKSISGLLSNLDAHSSYLDEKSYKDMQVQTSGEFGGLGITVGMKDGALTVIAPIDDTPAYKAGVKAGDVILMIDGNSTINTNLEEAVKKMRGEPKTDITLTLVRKGEPKPIEVKITRDIIKVDSVKAKMIEDENILYIRVSNFDQNVEKKVVEVVKKYPKVQGIVLDLRNNPGGLLDQAVNLTNVFVKDGVIVSQKGRNSNENVIFNAKSSKKITDAPLAVLVNGGSASASEIVSGSLQDHKRAVIIGENTFGKGSVQMVMPLGKEEAIRLTIARYYLPSGRTIQAVGVKPDLVVYPGAVPRKEFDFNIKESDLKQHLQSELEKVEKSNKTGNKTEEDKKDMITKTQVMEDIQLKTAIDTIKIQNIQINH, from the coding sequence TTGAAATTTTCAAAAGATGGTTTAAGGTTGGGCTTGGTTGGAGCTATAGTATTTTTTGTATTATGCATAACAGAGCTTTTTGCAAAAGAAGATAGCGTTATTCTTAAAAATACACAATCTTTAGCGAAAATGACAAAAGTAATGTCTATAGTTGAAAACTATTATGTAGATGACTTAAATTTAAGTGATATTATAGATAAATCTATTTCTGGACTTTTATCAAATTTAGATGCACACTCTAGTTATCTTGATGAAAAATCATACAAAGATATGCAAGTTCAAACAAGTGGAGAGTTTGGCGGACTTGGTATAACTGTTGGTATGAAAGATGGCGCACTCACAGTTATTGCCCCTATTGATGATACACCTGCTTATAAAGCTGGCGTAAAAGCTGGAGATGTTATTTTAATGATAGATGGAAATTCTACTATAAATACAAATTTAGAAGAAGCTGTTAAAAAAATGCGTGGCGAACCAAAAACAGATATAACTCTTACGCTTGTTAGAAAAGGTGAGCCAAAACCGATTGAAGTTAAGATAACAAGAGATATTATAAAAGTTGATTCTGTTAAAGCTAAAATGATAGAAGATGAAAATATACTTTACATAAGAGTTTCAAATTTTGATCAAAATGTAGAAAAAAAAGTCGTAGAAGTAGTTAAAAAGTATCCAAAAGTACAAGGAATTGTTTTAGATCTTAGAAACAATCCTGGTGGGCTTTTAGATCAAGCCGTAAATCTTACAAATGTGTTTGTAAAAGATGGGGTTATAGTTTCTCAAAAAGGTAGAAATTCCAATGAAAATGTGATTTTTAATGCAAAATCTTCTAAAAAAATAACAGACGCACCTCTTGCCGTTTTAGTAAATGGTGGAAGTGCAAGTGCAAGTGAGATTGTAAGCGGTTCACTCCAAGATCATAAAAGAGCTGTTATTATAGGAGAAAATACATTTGGAAAAGGTAGCGTTCAAATGGTAATGCCTCTTGGCAAAGAAGAAGCTATAAGGCTTACTATAGCAAGGTATTATTTGCCAAGTGGTAGAACTATACAAGCTGTTGGTGTAAAACCAGATCTTGTAGTTTATCCTGGGGCTGTTCCAAGAAAAGAGTTTGATTTTAACATAAAAGAGAGTGATTTAAAGCAACATCTACAAAGTGAGCTTGAAAAAGTTGAAAAATCAAATAAAACTGGTAATAAAACAGAAGAAGATAAAAAAGATATGATAACAAAAACTCAGGTTATGGAAGATATACAGCTTAAAACTGCTATAGATACTATTAAAATTCAAAATATACAAATTAATCATTAA
- the bioA gene encoding adenosylmethionine--8-amino-7-oxononanoate transaminase — MKKSYFITATDTDVGKTFVTTLLLAKLISLGIKTRAIKPIETGFESSGEIPQTSDIASYMSVDKNSCFIPAYTFKYPASPDFAANLEKRSIDINKVYDYCIKHMQSADITLIEGAGGILVPLNKEQNFSHLIKMLGISVILVVENKLGAINNTVLNIEFCQNNGIDIACIVMNKTNLNDKIALSNINFIKEKYETPVIIVQKYQNNAFKNIIKDVDFSEFLNDLNIQKDEYKFDSKFDKNHIWHPYTSMLEPLKTYFVNYAYDKYIFTNQGKLIDAMSSWWAVWYGYNKENINKAAISQINKFSHVMFGGITHEPAINLGKKLIEILPSSLEHIFYSDSGSVSVEVAIKMALQYQHNKNPKKTKILTPFGGYHGDTFGAMSVCDPINGMHSLFKNTLAKQIFFEKPKCAYDEQFKDSFLDDLKIKLKEHKDEIAAIILEPIVQGAGGMWFYNKEYLKFIRDICDKEDIVLIFDEIATGFGRTGEMFAMDLAKVTPDIVCLGKAITAGFMSFGVTIANKKIAHGVSENNLPFMHGPTFMANAMACNVALESINTLLSSNWKENVRNISIWLKNSLEKCKEFDIVKDVRVLGAIGVVELKTDVNIKHIQEFFVKEGVWLRPFGKLIYTMPHFNFDKNDIEKISNAIYKCIKKEAYL, encoded by the coding sequence ATGAAAAAATCGTATTTTATAACAGCAACAGATACAGATGTAGGAAAAACATTTGTTACCACATTATTATTAGCAAAACTTATATCTCTTGGCATAAAAACAAGAGCAATAAAGCCAATTGAAACAGGCTTTGAAAGTAGCGGGGAAATACCACAAACTAGCGATATAGCTTCATATATGAGCGTTGATAAAAATAGTTGTTTTATACCAGCTTATACTTTTAAATATCCAGCTTCTCCGGATTTTGCAGCAAATTTGGAAAAAAGAAGCATTGATATAAATAAAGTTTATGATTATTGTATAAAACATATGCAAAGTGCGGATATTACGCTTATCGAGGGAGCTGGAGGTATTTTGGTACCGCTTAATAAAGAACAAAATTTCTCTCACCTTATCAAAATGCTAGGAATTAGCGTAATTTTAGTAGTTGAAAATAAGCTTGGGGCCATAAACAATACTGTTTTAAATATTGAATTTTGTCAAAATAATGGTATAGATATAGCTTGTATTGTTATGAATAAAACAAATTTAAATGATAAAATCGCTCTTAGTAATATAAATTTCATAAAAGAAAAATACGAAACTCCAGTTATAATCGTGCAAAAATATCAAAATAATGCTTTTAAAAATATCATAAAAGATGTGGATTTTAGTGAGTTTTTAAACGATTTAAACATACAAAAAGATGAGTATAAGTTTGATAGTAAATTTGATAAAAACCATATTTGGCACCCATATACTTCTATGCTAGAGCCACTAAAAACATATTTTGTTAATTATGCTTACGATAAATATATTTTTACAAATCAAGGCAAACTAATAGACGCGATGAGTTCATGGTGGGCTGTGTGGTATGGCTACAATAAGGAAAATATCAACAAAGCTGCAATTTCACAAATAAATAAATTTTCTCATGTGATGTTTGGTGGCATTACGCACGAACCTGCCATAAATTTAGGAAAAAAGCTAATTGAGATATTGCCATCGAGCTTAGAGCATATTTTTTATAGCGACTCAGGTTCAGTTAGTGTAGAAGTTGCTATAAAAATGGCACTTCAATATCAGCATAACAAAAACCCTAAGAAAACAAAAATTTTAACCCCTTTTGGCGGTTATCATGGCGACACATTTGGAGCTATGAGCGTTTGCGACCCTATAAATGGTATGCACTCACTTTTTAAAAATACACTTGCAAAACAGATATTTTTTGAAAAACCAAAATGTGCTTATGATGAGCAGTTTAAAGATAGTTTTTTAGATGATTTAAAAATAAAACTAAAAGAGCATAAAGATGAAATAGCTGCTATAATACTTGAGCCTATAGTTCAAGGTGCTGGTGGAATGTGGTTTTACAATAAAGAATATCTTAAATTTATAAGGGATATTTGCGACAAAGAAGATATTGTTTTGATATTTGACGAAATTGCAACTGGTTTTGGTAGAACTGGGGAAATGTTTGCTATGGATTTAGCAAAAGTAACGCCTGATATAGTATGTCTTGGCAAAGCTATAACAGCAGGATTTATGAGTTTTGGCGTAACCATAGCAAATAAAAAAATAGCTCATGGTGTATCAGAAAATAATCTACCTTTTATGCACGGACCAACATTTATGGCAAATGCAATGGCTTGTAATGTGGCACTAGAAAGTATCAATACTCTCCTTAGCTCAAATTGGAAAGAAAATGTGCGAAATATAAGCATATGGCTAAAAAATTCTCTTGAAAAATGCAAAGAATTTGATATAGTAAAAGATGTTAGAGTTCTTGGAGCAATCGGTGTTGTTGAGCTAAAAACGGATGTAAATATAAAACACATTCAAGAATTTTTTGTTAAAGAAGGTGTTTGGTTAAGACCTTTTGGAAAGCTAATTTACACAATGCCACACTTTAACTTCGATAAAAACGATATAGAAAAAATTTCTAATGCTATTTATAAATGTATAAAAAAAGAGGCTTATTTATGA
- the hisG gene encoding ATP phosphoribosyltransferase, translating to MLTVALPKGRIADDTLKIFSEIFSDDFLFEDRKLILQKGNFKFLMVRNQDIPVYVTNGAADIGVVGLDVLEEHKPEVVRLLDLGIGKCRVCVGIRQNEELNYSLPEIKVATKMPNISKTYFAKKAIAANIIKLYGSIELAPLVGLADIIVDVVETGTTMKQNGLKVAETIMDSSAHLIANKTSYIIKRDEVFNLFYKISNIVKS from the coding sequence ATGTTAACAGTTGCACTTCCAAAGGGCAGAATAGCTGATGACACTTTGAAAATTTTTAGCGAAATTTTTAGTGATGATTTTTTATTTGAAGACAGAAAGCTTATACTTCAAAAAGGAAATTTTAAATTTCTTATGGTAAGAAATCAAGATATTCCAGTTTATGTTACAAACGGGGCTGCGGATATTGGCGTTGTTGGTCTTGATGTACTAGAAGAGCATAAGCCAGAAGTTGTTAGACTTTTAGATTTAGGCATTGGAAAATGTAGAGTTTGTGTTGGTATAAGACAAAACGAAGAGCTTAATTACTCACTTCCTGAGATAAAAGTAGCGACAAAAATGCCAAATATATCAAAAACATATTTTGCTAAAAAAGCAATTGCTGCAAATATAATCAAACTTTATGGATCTATTGAATTAGCTCCACTTGTAGGACTTGCTGATATTATAGTAGATGTTGTGGAAACTGGAACTACGATGAAGCAAAATGGTCTTAAAGTGGCTGAAACTATAATGGATAGCTCAGCCCATCTTATAGCAAATAAAACTAGCTATATCATAAAAAGAGATGAAGTTTTTAATCTTTTTTATAAAATTTCAAATATCGTAAAATCATAA
- the purC gene encoding phosphoribosylaminoimidazolesuccinocarboxamide synthase, with product MKITKKDMIYEGKGKKMWSVNEDQDYLIAEFKDDLTAFNGEKKSSESGKGALNNKISTQLFKLLESNGIKTALVETISDTEQVVRKCKIVPLEIIVRNIATGSLTKRLGIKEGTVLPFPLVEFCYKDDDLGDPILNDEHCIILGAVKTQDDLEKLKSIARKINSILFKFFEEKNLKLVDFKIELGVDKDGNILLADEISPDSCRFWDATTNEKLDKDRFRQNIGNVKVAYEEVLRRILS from the coding sequence ATGAAAATTACAAAAAAAGATATGATTTACGAGGGAAAAGGTAAAAAAATGTGGTCTGTTAATGAAGACCAGGATTATTTAATAGCTGAATTTAAAGATGATTTAACTGCTTTTAATGGAGAAAAAAAATCAAGCGAAAGTGGAAAAGGTGCATTAAACAATAAAATAAGCACACAGCTTTTTAAGCTTCTTGAATCAAATGGTATAAAAACAGCTCTTGTTGAGACTATAAGCGATACTGAACAAGTTGTTAGAAAATGTAAAATTGTTCCACTTGAAATTATTGTAAGAAATATAGCAACAGGTTCTCTTACAAAAAGACTTGGTATAAAAGAAGGCACAGTGCTTCCGTTTCCTTTAGTTGAGTTTTGTTATAAAGACGATGATTTAGGCGATCCTATACTAAATGATGAGCATTGTATAATCCTTGGTGCGGTAAAAACTCAAGATGATTTGGAAAAATTAAAATCAATAGCTAGAAAAATTAACTCAATACTATTTAAATTTTTTGAGGAAAAAAATCTTAAATTAGTTGATTTTAAGATAGAGTTAGGCGTAGACAAAGATGGAAATATACTTTTGGCTGATGAGATCAGTCCTGATAGTTGTCGTTTTTGGGATGCTACAACAAATGAAAAACTAGACAAAGATAGATTTAGACAAAATATTGGCAATGTAAAAGTCGCTTATGAAGAAGTTTTAAGAAGAATTTTATCTTAA
- a CDS encoding type III pantothenate kinase, which produces MLLCNIGNTNANFFDDGKISSMDIANFMSYVPKEKVYIINVNESVKDKIISNSNFIDLEPYFELECDYVGLGVDRIANCYAISDGAIVDAGSAITIDIMYQGVHLGGTILPGLSFLQKAYSSISPRLNVGLNTQISLDSFPQNTLNAVSYGTILPIVLIVEYMSKGKKVFFTGGDGEFFIKFFDKAIYDKTASFRGMLKIIREKGL; this is translated from the coding sequence ATGCTTTTGTGTAATATTGGAAATACAAACGCAAATTTTTTTGATGACGGCAAGATAAGTAGCATGGATATAGCTAACTTTATGTCTTATGTGCCAAAAGAAAAAGTATATATCATAAATGTAAATGAGTCTGTAAAAGATAAAATTATTTCAAATTCAAATTTTATAGACTTAGAACCATATTTTGAGTTAGAGTGTGATTATGTTGGACTTGGTGTGGATAGGATAGCAAATTGCTATGCTATAAGCGATGGAGCTATAGTGGATGCTGGAAGTGCTATTACTATCGATATTATGTATCAAGGCGTTCATCTTGGTGGCACTATACTTCCGGGTCTTTCTTTTTTGCAAAAAGCTTATAGTTCAATTTCTCCAAGGCTTAATGTTGGATTAAATACACAAATAAGCTTAGATTCTTTTCCGCAAAATACATTAAATGCTGTTAGTTATGGCACAATATTGCCTATAGTTTTAATTGTAGAATATATGTCAAAAGGTAAAAAAGTATTTTTTACAGGCGGAGACGGCGAGTTTTTTATAAAATTTTTTGACAAAGCTATATATGATAAAACCGCTTCATTTCGAGGAATGTTAAAAATTATAAGAGAAAAAGGATTGTAA
- the purQ gene encoding phosphoribosylformylglycinamidine synthase subunit PurQ, which yields MKVAIINFPGTNCERDTKYAFDKLDCETEILWHKEDTINADLVVLPGGFSYGDYLRTAAIAKFSPIMKAVVKHAKKGGYVLGICNGFQMLLELKLLNGAMNRNIGLSFISKFHYLRVVSNSNKFLSKFNINDILNIPIAHGEGNYFVDEDSLKAMYDNEQVLLKYCDEFGNSLNPNGSVDDIAGICDENKKIFGLMPHPERAVEKLLGSEDGINMLKGLLY from the coding sequence ATGAAAGTAGCCATTATAAATTTCCCAGGCACAAACTGCGAGAGAGATACAAAATACGCTTTTGATAAACTAGATTGCGAAACTGAAATTTTGTGGCATAAAGAAGATACTATAAATGCTGATTTGGTAGTTTTGCCTGGTGGATTTAGTTACGGAGATTATCTAAGAACTGCGGCTATTGCTAAATTTAGTCCTATTATGAAAGCTGTTGTTAAACATGCTAAAAAAGGTGGTTATGTTTTAGGAATTTGTAACGGCTTTCAAATGTTATTAGAGTTAAAGCTTTTAAATGGAGCAATGAACAGAAATATAGGTCTTTCTTTTATATCTAAGTTTCATTATCTTAGAGTTGTTAGTAATTCAAATAAATTTCTTTCTAAATTTAACATTAATGATATTTTAAATATCCCTATAGCACACGGCGAGGGAAATTATTTTGTTGATGAAGATAGCTTAAAAGCTATGTATGATAACGAGCAAGTTTTGCTTAAATATTGCGATGAGTTTGGAAATTCGCTAAATCCAAATGGATCAGTTGACGATATTGCTGGAATTTGTGATGAAAATAAAAAGATTTTTGGTCTTATGCCTCATCCTGAGAGAGCTGTAGAAAAACTTTTAGGAAGTGAAGATGGTATAAATATGCTAAAAGGACTCTTATATTGA
- the purS gene encoding phosphoribosylformylglycinamidine synthase subunit PurS, with amino-acid sequence MKVVVNVRLKSGVLDPQGKAVEHALASLGFDSVNSVRIGKQIVLDVKEADENDIKKDIEEMCEELLANTVIEDYEIVL; translated from the coding sequence ATGAAAGTAGTTGTAAATGTAAGATTAAAAAGTGGAGTTTTAGATCCACAAGGCAAGGCAGTAGAGCATGCTCTTGCCTCTCTTGGTTTTGATAGCGTAAATAGTGTTAGGATTGGCAAGCAAATAGTTTTAGATGTAAAAGAAGCAGATGAAAACGATATCAAAAAAGATATAGAAGAAATGTGTGAAGAATTGCTTGCAAATACAGTTATAGAAGATTATGAGATAGTATTATGA